GCCGGGCAGGTCTGTTGTAACAATTACTTTATTGTCTTCTTCCGCAACATCGGTCAGAGGGGACAAGGTATCACTTACGTACCTGTTTTCAAGTGCAGGAAATGCTCTCATCATCTGTTCCATATATTCCTGCATCCTTCTGACCTCATCAAACGGGTCCCAGCTGTACACGTCACGGGATGGTCTCTTAATTGGCAGTTTCATGTACAAATTCCTCCTTGCTCAAATTACTCAGTTTACTTCTGTTGATTTATTGAGGTTGGTTGGTAATTTTTTGATCTTATCTGTAGGTGTTCCGGAGGTATGGAACAGTTTATTTCTTTTCTCCACGGGAAGTTGCCTTAAAGCATGGGAAGCTTTCCGGGTAGGAAATTCCTGTTTTCTCTGTCCATACTTGCAGGCAAAATAGATGAGAGCTTTAAACTCTCATCTGCCCTGTTGGAGGGAGAAATCCGTTTTTAAAGGTGCACAGGTTCACCTTCAGTCTGTTCGCAGATCTTGTTTACAGGTCTTGAGATGTAACTGGTTGCGTTGCCTTACAGTTAGTAATTTATGGTTACTGTAAGTTTGTATTGTTTCTCAGTTACTAACATTTAGTTAGTATTCATTATATTTAAACTCTTTGTTCAGCCTCTTTTTTTAATTTATTCATAACAGGTTATTTTTCTGGAAAAAATCAGAGTTTGCAGATGGAATGGCTTTTTTATGAACTTGAAGAGCTCAGGAGTTTACCAGATGGCTTTATTCTGCCGAAGAAAAAACTGATTAATGAGACTGAAGATCAGTGAAATAAGAATGAAAATGAAAATGAAAATGAAAAAGAAAGAATAAACGAAAACTAAACTTTCACCAGGCAAGCTGAGTTTACACAATAAATTCAGGAATTTCTCAGGCGTGGACTCAACTTATTTTCTCTATAAAAGAAACGAAGCTGGCTCTTAATTTTTCTTTTGTCGCGTCCGAAAATTCATCCAGCTTATCAAGGGTTTTCAGTGCCTGTTCAAAATAGAACTTTGCAAGGTCAGGGTCTATTTCAAGGTAGGTTGCTCCCATAATCACATACAGGTAGAGGAAGTTATCATATTTCTCTGTGAGTTTGCTGTAAAGCTCCTGTATCCTGTCATATTTCCTTTTTTCTGCCAGCTCTGATATGTAAATTCCTGCAAATTCATAAAATTCCGGGCCGTTTTCCAGCAGGAAATCGAACTTCTCTTCATCTTCCATCAGGCGGAATTTGTCCTCCATTTCCGCCACCAGCTCTTCATCGCTTAATTCCTTTTCTTTTAACCTTTCTCCAGCCTGTTTTTCTCTTTTTACTTCCCTTTTTTGCCTTTCTCCTGCATCTTCTCCCCGGAGCCCTTCTATATCCTCGTATTCTTCCCTATATTCTTCCCCATATTCTTCTATAAATTCAAAATAATCTTCCTCTTCCCCTTTCATGAGCATAAGGTCTGCGTGCTTATCCGAGAGGCCAATTTCGGCGGCAAGCTTCTTTATTTCTTTTTCATATTCTTCCTTTTCTCCCTCTGTGAAAAGGTCCATTATATAGGCTACCCATTTTATGTATGCCTGTTTGTCTCCCATCCAGGACCTGTTACTGATAACTTCCAGAACGTAATCTATTACCAGGTTTAATTCGTGGACTATTATCGGCTTTTCTTCAAGGACTTCTATAAGGCTTTTAATAATCTCTTTTTCAAGGCCACGGTTAAAAAAAGAAATGGGTCTGCTGCAGTTTTTCCTGAGATTCTTCAGTGCTGCTACTGCGTCTTTATCCGTTATTTTTCTGTCAACTTCATAATAGTAACGGGCAATCGAATACTCGACCGTTCCGATATACCCGGCATACTCGTATTCCTTTCCCTGCAGGCTTTTTATTTTCTTTGCTTCCGGTGTATCGGGTGCAAGGTAAAGGAAAAGCGAGCCTTCCTCCTCTCCAACGGATCTATCCTCAGTTTTATGATTCATAACTTCCCCTCCTTCACTCCCTGCTTTTTCCTTTTTCATCTCCCCTTTTTAACTCTCCCCTTTTCTTTTTCCTCTTCTTTTCTCCCTTTTCTTTTCTCTTCCCTTTTTCTTTTTCCTCTTCTTTTCTCCCTTTCCTCTTCTCTTCTCTTCTCTTCCCTTTTTCTTTTTCCTCTTCTTTTCTTCCTTTCCTTTCCTTTCCTCTTCTCTTCTCTACTCTTTTTCTCATTCCTCTTTCTTTTTCTCTATTCTCTTTCCTTTTTCTCATTCCTCTTTCTTTTTCTCTTTTCCCTTCTCTTTAGCGCCAAATTTCCCAATCCATATTAAGAATCTTCCCACTCCATTAAAATCTGAACGCAGCCCGTATATTCTTCGACTTCCTGCCCTGTTGCCCTGAGCCCATTCTTTTCGTAAAAGAGGATGGCTTTTTTATTATCCCTGTAGGCTTTAAGGAAAAGCCTTTTTTTCAGGGATTTTGCATGCTCAAGCAGTTCTTTTCCTGCTCCTTTTCCCTGTGCTTCGGGAGCTACAAAAAGTGCACATACTATCTCTCCTGCAAGTGAAATAAAGCCTGCGACCTCTCCTTCCTGTTCGTAAACATAATTTTCTGAAAAGGGGAGGTACTCTTTTTTCATCGCAGGTCTGTACGAAGCCCAGAAAGAGGCTGGCACAAAGGGATGGGCAATAACTGAGGCATCGTACCATATTCTTACCATGTCTTCCAGATCGTTTTCCCTGTAAACTCTGATCAACGCACCGGCTCCTGTTTTCAAGCTTCCCTGTTTTGTAACTTCAAGTTATCTGATTTGTAGAGAATTTACTGGCCCAGTGTTAAGGTTTCTCTGTTTTAAGGCTTTTACTGGTCTAAAGCTTAAAGCATATTCGCATAAATTGAATTTCAACTGAGTTGAATAGCAACTGAAGCGATTTTTAATAAACAGAATCTCAAATGAACTGAATTTCACATAAACCGAATTTCAAATGAACTGAATTTCAACTGAATCGAATCTCAAATAAATCTAATCTTATAACATAGCGGACACCAAAAGTATCCACTGAAAGATCATGGAGGCTCTGAAGTATTGGATGACACGGGTTATATCAAGGCTATTTAAAGACTTTAGATAAAAAATTAAGAAAAAAGGTAGTTATTTATAGAAAGAAAAATGTTTAAAAAATACCAGGCCGAAAGGGCTTCGGTCTGTAAAGGGGCTTTCACGAAAAACGGGTCCGAATCAAAAATAAAAAGTCGGAAAAAGTTTTTATATTTTAATCCATGGCTTCGATCTGGCGGATCAAGTCA
This window of the Methanosarcina mazei S-6 genome carries:
- a CDS encoding GNAT family N-acetyltransferase; this encodes MKTGAGALIRVYRENDLEDMVRIWYDASVIAHPFVPASFWASYRPAMKKEYLPFSENYVYEQEGEVAGFISLAGEIVCALFVAPEAQGKGAGKELLEHAKSLKKRLFLKAYRDNKKAILFYEKNGLRATGQEVEEYTGCVQILMEWEDS